From the Streptomyces nodosus genome, the window GGCATCGGCCTGTGCGCCGAGTGCGGGCTGGTCTCCCAGCTGCAGAACACCGGGGGCGGCCGGCTGACCCACTTCACCTGTGTGGACGGCCGGGGCGAGGTCCTCGTCCCGTGCGGCCGCTGCCGCCAGCTGCTCTACGAGTTCGGCGGCCCCGGACTGCTGCTGGAGACGCCGGCGGGGATCCTGCCGCTGTCGGAGATGCTTCCCCAGGCCTTCGGTCCTGACCATCTCACCAAGTGATTCCCGTGCGGCCCCCCGAGCCGGTCTCGACGGCCCGGGGGGCCGCACACCTTCAGAACTTCGGAAGGAAACCATGGCCATGGACGCCATCTCCGTCATCCGCACCAAGCGGAACCGCGGTGAGCTGAGCGACGAGCAGATCGACTGGGTCATCGACGCGTACAC encodes:
- a CDS encoding cytidine deaminase, which gives rise to MTAPTTVDWAALRQEARAAMARAYAPYSGYPVGVAALVDDGRTVTGCNVENASYGIGLCAECGLVSQLQNTGGGRLTHFTCVDGRGEVLVPCGRCRQLLYEFGGPGLLLETPAGILPLSEMLPQAFGPDHLTK